A window of Staphylococcus sp. 17KM0847 contains these coding sequences:
- the rbfA gene encoding 30S ribosome-binding factor RbfA: MNMRAERVGEQMKKELMDIINNKLKDPRVGFLTITDVQPTNDLSLAKVYFTVLGNDKARQDTFKGLEKAKGFLKSELGQRIRLRIVPELQFEYDESIEYGNRIEQLIQGLHKNDE, from the coding sequence ATGAACATGAGAGCAGAACGCGTTGGTGAACAGATGAAAAAAGAACTGATGGACATCATCAATAATAAGTTGAAAGATCCACGTGTAGGTTTCTTAACGATTACCGATGTACAACCTACAAATGATTTGTCATTAGCAAAGGTTTATTTTACAGTGCTTGGTAATGACAAAGCACGCCAAGATACATTTAAAGGTTTAGAAAAGGCCAAAGGATTCTTAAAATCAGAACTTGGGCAACGCATTCGTCTTCGTATTGTGCCAGAGTTGCAGTTTGAATATGATGAATCCATTGAATATGGTAATCGTATCGAACAATTAATTCAGGGATTACACAAAAATGATGAATAA